Sequence from the [Bacteroides] pectinophilus genome:
ACCCTAAGACTGCAAAAGGTATCGTTAAGAGGGAGGTTATCCGTGTCGTTACTCCCGGAACTAATCTTAACATGCAGGCTCTTGATGAATCGAAGAATAATTATCTTATGAGTATTGTATACCTTGGCGACGAGCTCGGTGTCTCTGTAGTTGACTTTTCTACAGGTGACTATTTTGTTACTGAAGTCAGCTCTGGCAATATTCTCATTGATGAGATTAACAAATTCGTTCCGTCTGAGATAATCATTAATGAGTATTTCGCAATGAGTGGAATAGACCTTGACCCGGTCAGGGAAAAGCTTGGCATATCTGTATCAGCACTCCCTAACTGGTACTTTGACGAATCGCTGTGCGTAAGAAAGCTCTGTGAGCATTTTCATGTATCAAGGCTTGACGGACTCGGACTTGCAGACTATTCAACAGGTATTGTCGCAGCGGGAGCACTGCTTCAGTATCTTCTTGAGACACAGAAGAATTCTCTTGAACATCTTACAACACTTATGCCTTACACAACCGGCAAATACATGCTTATTGACAGTTCTTCAAGGCGTAATCTGGAACTTGTCGAGACTCTTCGTGAGAAGCAGAAGAGAGGATCACTGCTTTGGGTGCTTGATAAGACAAAGACTGCTATGGGTGCAAGACGTCTGCGTGCGATGATTGAGCAGCCTCTTATCGACCACGATGAGATAATTAACCGTCAGGATGTCATAGCTGAATTCAATGATAATGTTATAACACGCGAGGAGATACGTGAATATCTGAATCCTGTATATGACCTCGAGCGTCTTATGAGTAAGATAAGCTGCCGCACCGCTAATCCAAGGGATCTGCTTGCATTCCGTTCATCACTGCAGATGCTTCCGTATGTAAAAGACCTTATCAAACCTTTTAATTCCGTGCTTATGCAGAAGATATATGAGAAGCTTGATCCTCTTGAGGATATTTATCAGCTTATAGACTCAGCAATAGTGGATGATCCTCCGATAGTACTAAGAGAAGGCGGTATCATAAAAGAAGGCTACAACGCACAGGCTGATGAGCTTCGCAAAGCAAAGACCGACGGCAAGACATGGCTTGCCGGACTCGAGGAGCGTGAGAAGGAGCAGACAGGCATCAAGAACCTGCGTGTAAAGTACAATAAGGTATTTGGATATTACCTTGAGGTAACTAATTCTTACAAAGACCTTGTTCCTGATAACTGGGTAAGAAAGCAGACATTATCTAACGCAGAACGATACACAACCGAGGAGCTTAAGAATCTTGAAGATGTAATTCTCGGAGCTGAGGATAAGCTGTATGCGCTTGAATATGATCTGTTTGTTGATGTCCGTGATAAGATTGCATCACAGGTTATGAGAATCCAGTCTACAGCCAAGGCTATCGCTGAAATAGACGTATTTGCATCCCTTGCTCTTGTCGCAGAGCAGAATAATTATGTGCGTCCCAAGATTAATGACAAGGGACTTATTGACATAAAAGATGGAAGACACCCGGTTGTTGAAAAGATGATAAGCAATGATATGTTTATTGCCAACGATACGCTTCTTGATAATAACGCCAACCGCATATCAATTATTACCGGTCCTAACATGGCAGGTAAATCAACCTACATGCGCCAGACCGCACTGATAGTTCTCATGGCACAGGTCGGCTCCTTTGTCCCGGCTTCATCTGCCAACATAGGCATTGTCGACAGGATATTTACAAGAGTAGGTGCATCAGATGACCTTGCATCAGGCCAGAGTACATTTATGGTTGAGATGACTGAGGTTGCCAATATACTGCGCAATGCAACAAGTAAGAGCCTTCTTATTCTTGATGAGATTGGCCGCGGCACAAGCACCTTCGACGGGCTGTCGATTGCATGGGCAGTTGTTGAGCATATAAGCAACAAGAATCTTCTTGGAGCCAAGACTTTATTTGCAACACATTATCATGAGCTTACCGAGCTTGAAGGAACGCTTGGCGGTGTCAATAATTACTGTATCGCGGTTAAGGAACAGGGCGATGATATCGTGTTCCTCCGCAAAATAGTAAAGGGCGGCGCAGATAAGAGTTATGGCATTCAGGTTGCCAAGCTTGCCGGGGTACCCGATTCTGTAATTGCAAGGGCGAAGGAGCTTGTCAATGACTTAAGTGATGCAGACATCTCGCAGAAGGCAAAAGAGATTGCACAATATGACAAGAAGAAGCCTGATGAAAAATATATCCGCAAGAACGAACTTGAAGTCAATCAGATGTCTCTTTTTGATACAGCAAAGGACGACGATATCGTGGATGAGATAAATTCACTTGATATAGGCAACATGACGCCTATTGACGCACTTAACACGCTTTATAAGCTCCAGAACAAGATTAAGAACCGCTGGGGAAGATAATGCAGACAGAAAGGAAGAACAGCAGTGCCTATTCAGATACTTGACCAGAATACAATCAACAAAATAGCCGCTGGCGAAGTAATAGAGCGTCCGGCATCGGTTGTTAAGGAATTAGCGGAAAATGCAATTGACGCCATGGCTACTGCCGTCACAATCGAGATAAAGGACGGCGGTATATCATTTATCAGAATAACCGACAACGGCTGCGGAATAGATAAAGGTGAGATACCGATGGCATTTTTACGCCACTCAACCAGCAAAATCAAATCCGTTGAGGATCTTATGTGCGTGCGGTCGCTCGGTTTCCGTGGTGAGGCATTGTCAAGTATAGCTGCTGTTGCACAGATAGAGCTTATAACCAAGACAAAAGAGGCATTTACAGGAGTGCGCTATGTAATAGAAGGCGGTAAAGAGCAGAACATGGAAGACATCGGTGCGCCTGATGGGACAACTTTTATTGTCCGCAATCTTTTTTACAATACACCTGTACGACGCAAGTTCCTGAAGACAGCCACAACCGAAGCCGGGTATGTAAGCGCTCTTGTTGAACACCTTGCATTCTCACATCCTGAGGTCTCATTCCGTTTCATCAATAATGGACAGAACAAATTATACACCTCCGGCAACGGCAGCCTTAAGGACATTATATACCATGTAAATGGCCGCGATATTGCCACTAACCTTCTTGAAGTCAGTGCGAAGACGCAGGATATTCAGATATCAGGCTTTATCGGCAAACCGATGATAAGCCGCGGCAACCGTACTTATGAGAATTATTTCATAAACGGACGTTATATCAAAAGCAATATAATAACACGGGCTATTGAAGAAGGTTATAAGGGGTACATAATGCAGCACCAGTATCCGTTCACAGCTCTGCATTTTACAATAGAACAGTCCATAATAGATGTTAATGTTCATCCGACCAAGATGGAGCTACGTTTTTCGCAGAATGAATTTGTATATGATTTTGTGCTCAATGCAATCAGGAATACTCTTTCCGGACGCGAGCTTGTTCCTGAAGTCCGTCTGAGCCGCAGTGAAAATGTACCTGTTAATAAGACACGTCCGGCTGAACCATTTGAAGTTAAGAGAATGGCTGCCGAAGCTGAAAAAGATAAAAAGAACAGTACTGCCGGATTAACTGCTGCTCTTGCAGCCACCGGACACACCCTGAGGCAGGCATATGTGTCAGATACAATCCGGCCAAAGCAGCTCAGGGAAGATCCCGCAGAATATAAAACAACTGCTGCAATTGAACCTTCCGCTGCACCGGCAGCCAGGCCGCCGGAAGCTCCGGTTACTGAGACGTTACAGAAGTCTGCATCCCCTGCACCCGAACAGTTATCTTTAATCACTCCGGATGATACCGCATCAATTCCAAAGCCTGTTCTTGTAGGGCAGGTATTCGATACATACTGGATTATCCAGTTTGAAGATAAGATGTTTATAATGGACCAGCATGCCGCACACGAAAAAATTCTTTACGAACGGACAATGCACAGACTTGAGAGCGGCAGCATAGATACGCAGATAATTGCTCCTCCTGTTATTCTCAGCCTTAATATGCGCGAAAAGGAAGTAGTTTCACAGAATATTGATATTTTCACGAGGCTGGGCTTTGAGATTGAAAGCTTCGGAGGCAATGAATATAAGGTTACAGGAATGCCGGCCACTCTGCCTTCACTTGATGACCGTGAGCTTCTTATGGATATCATCGATTCATTAATGGAGGAGGGCGGTGCTTCATCAAAGCCTGAGCTTATAACACAGCGTGTTGCTTCAATGTCCTGCAAGGCAGCAGTTAAAGGTAACATGAGGATGTCTTTTGCAGAGGCGCAGAACCTTGTAGAGGAATTAATGAACGCCGATAATCCGTATAATTGCCCTCATGGACGTCCTACGCTTATATCTATGTCAAAATATGAGCTGGAAAAGAAGTTTAAAAGAATTGTGTAACTTGTAAATAATGTATTTTTCGTAATACACTCCACTTATATACTTGTAATATAGTTGTGTGGGGTGTATTACTTATATGGCTTTAAATTATATTGATATTCAAATTGATATGAGGGAGTACATATGGGAAAAATTACTAAATCTACAAAAAGAGCCCCGCTTATTGCAGGTGTAGCCCTGTGTGTGGCCGGTCTGATATGCTGTATTATTTTTCTGGTGACATCATTCAAAAAAGCAGATCTGTCCAATGATATGACAAATCTTCAGAATTCCGCATCTGTAGCTGCATCTGAACCACAGTCTGTGCCTTCGATATTTCCAACAGCCAATGTTGATATTCCCCAAAAAAATCTTAACTTTAACGAACTTCAGAAAACCAATCCTGATATATATGCATGGATTTATATTCCCGGAACGTCAGTAGATTATCCGGTACTTCAACATCCTACAGATGATACTTTCTATCTAGAGCACAATATTGACGGCAGTGCAGGACTTCCGGGCTGCATCTATTCTGAACTTCTTAATGGTAAATCATTTGATGACAGGAACACGGTTCTTTACGGACATAATATGCGCAACGGAAGTATGTTTGCAACATTGCACAGATATGCAGATAAAGATTTTTTTGACACAAACAGATATATTTATATATACACTGAAAAAGGTACTTATGTTTACGAGATATTCGCTGCATATACCTACAGCGACATACATCTCTTAAAAGGTCTGGATATTACATCTGACGAAAAATTCGCAGACTATCTTGAGTCTGTTCTTGCAATCAGAGGTATGGGTAACAATATTGATAATTCACTCAATATAGATTCATCTGACAGGATAGTCACACTGTCAACGTGCACCAGCAATGATACCAGACGTTTTCTTGTACAGGGGGTATTGCTTAATGGAAGAGAAAGATAACAATACAAATGAATTAGAAGAGCTAATATTAGAAGAAATTGACATTAATGAAGATCCTGATGAGTCTGATGATTCCCAGAATCTTACTGATAAAAACTCTGCAGCGACAAGGAAAATTCTAATAATGATGATGACGATGATGATACACCTGTAACAATAGCTTCTAATACTACAACTCCTGTTGTAACACCTGCCACAACAACACCTGCTGTTGTGGCACCTTCAACAGCAACATCACCAAAGACTGGTGACGCATTTCCTTATGTTCTTGCACTTGCAGCAATGTGTTTCGCAGGTGCGGCATTATGCATCAGAAAGTCATCAATGACAAAGTAATTTATATACGATAGTTATAGCCGATTTCATTATAAATCACCCACCCGGATTAATGAGTGGGTGATTTTTCATATTTCCAATATATTATCAATTATGTAACAATTTTTTGTAAAAATTTGTTCACAAAAAATTTAAATTCTATTGAAATAAATATGCATTAATGATATGCTTGATGTAAATTGGGAATGATTATTGTGCAATTAGCACAATGACATCCACGGAAGGAGAGAACAAATATGAGGAAGATGCTCAAAAGAGGTGTTGGAATTGTATTGGCAGCAGCATTAGCAATTGCTCCATTGCCAACATTCAGAGCAGCACAGGCATTTGCCGCAGAAGGGATTTCATTTACTGAAGTTGGCGGCTATGCAGAGGGTGCTTATGCAGAATTTACTACAGGACTTTCTGCAAAGGGTTACAATGCATATGTTAAAAAGTCATCACAGGCTGATTCAGCATATGTGAAGCTTGATAATGAGCTTATACGTGTTTATCCGGATTATATCCGTGTAGATGCTGTAGGTCTTGAAGCAGGCGATTACGTTATTAAGATTGTTCCTGTGTATGGCGGAACAGAGAAGCCATCTGAAGCTGCAGCCACTGCAGCGCTCAGCGTGTACAGCCATGACAGAACCGGCTTTGCATGGGTTGATGGTACGGCATCAGGTGCATATAATGAAGACGGAACTCTTAAGAGTAATGCCGTTGTAGTATATGTGACAGAGGAGACAAAGGATACGGTATCTGCAACAGTCAGCGGAACAGTATGCTCAGGTGTACAGAATATTCTTACAGCATATAAGAAGGCAAAGACTAATGCAGCACCTCTTGATATCCGTATAATCGGCAATATTACAGATCCGGCTGTACTTGACAAGGGTGATCTTCTTGTAGATGGTGTACTTGCAGGTCTTACTATTGAAGGTATCGGTGAAGATGCAACAGCTAATGGCTGGGGTATCAGAATTAAGGGTTCGTCTAATGTTGAGGTCCGCAATCTTGGAATTATGAACGTCAACAGTGGTGAGGGCGACAATATAGGACTTCAGCAGAATAATAATCATGTATGGGTTCATAACTGTGATTTCTTTTACGGACATGCAGGAAGTGATGCGGATCAGGTTAAAGGGGATGGTGCACTTGATACAAAGACATCTACCTTTATAACACATTCATATAATCATTTTTATGATAACGGTAAATGTAATCTTCAGGGAATGAAGTCTGAGAAGGAGACTAATTATATTACATATCATCATAATTGGTATGACCATTCAGATTCACGTCATCCTCGTATCAGAACCTGTTCAGTACATAGTTACAACAATTACTTTGATGGCAACGCCAAGTATGGTGTAGGTGTAACAATGGGTGCATCTGCATTTGTTGAGAATAATTACTTTAGGAATTGTAAATATCCGGTGCTCAGCTCAGGTCAGGGTTCTGATAAGGTTACAGGCGGAACTTTCTCAGGTGAGACCGGCGGTATAGTTAAGACATTTAATAACTACATTGAAGGTGCTAAGGCATTTGTAACATATCAGGATAATAATACTGAATTTGATGCATATGCGGTATCATCAGCTGACGAGCAGGTTCCATCATCGGTTAAGACACTCAGTGGCGGAACAGCGTATAACAACTTTGATACTTCATCAATTATGTATTCATACACAGCACAGTCACCTGAAGATGCTAAGGCAGCAGTAGTTGCAAGAGCGGGACGTGTTAACGGCGGTGACTTTAAGTATGATTTTTCCGGTAAGACATATCAGCAGAAGGATGGCAACGGAGTTATGCAGACTGTAACTGCAGACGAGTACTATCATGTTGATGATGAGCTTAAGGCTCTTGTAGTTAATTATAAGACATCACTTGTGGCTGTAGGCGGTAACCCACTTGGTGGTGGCGGAAGCACAACTCCTGTTAAACCGACAAAGCCTTCAGAGTCAGAGACCAAGTCTACTGAAGCTGGGACTGAAGTATCAGGTTCTACAGGTTCAACAGACACAACAAAGCCTTCAACAAATCCTGGAACAACAACAGGAAGTTATGTACATAACTTTACTGCATCAGGTACAACAAGTTCAGTATATACAATAACAGGCAGCCTGGCTAATAAGGGCACCGTTAATTATGCAGGACTTACACTTTCTAAGTGCCTTAAGATGGAGTCTTCTACAAGTATTAAGTTCGCAACTCCATCATCAGGTAAGCTTATTCTTGTATTCGGTGGTTCAACAGCCGCTTCAGGAAAGGCAGTTAAGGTTAACGGAACTAAGTATACATGCGGTTCAGACGGAATTGCTACAATAGATATCAGCGGTTCTAAGGATATTACAATTACAAAGGGCGATTCAATAAATCTGTTCTATATTAATTATGTAACAGAGGGCTCTTCTGAGAATCCAAGCAATCCTGCTACCGAGCCTTCAACTGAAGCTCCTACTCAGAAACCTACACAGGCTCCTACCAAGCCGGCTGACAAGAAGAATGGTCTTCTTAAGAGTGACGATGGCAGCTGGTATTATTATGTTGATGATGCCATAGACACTTCAAAGACCGGTCTTGTTCAGAATAATGATGCATGGTGGTATGTCGAAGGCGGCAAGCTGCAGAGTGATTACAGGGGATTCGTTGAGAACAGTGCCGGTAAGTGGTATGTGGTAAATGGTAAGATTAATACTGATTTCACAGGTCTTGGCAAGGATGGTGATGACTGGGTATGCGTAAGGGCAGGCAAGGCTGACAGCTCATACACAGGTCTCGTTAAGAACAGTGATTACTTCTGGTATGTAAAGGACGGTAAGCTTGATACTTCTTATCTTGGTACAGTAACCAATGACGGAGGTACATGGTTTATTATCAACGGCAAGCTTGATACATCCGTAACAGGAATCAAGAGTGACAAGACTGATTTCTGGTATGTAAAGGGCGGCAAGGTTGATACAGCATTTGAAGGCGTTATTGAACAGGGCGGAAGCTGGTGGTATGTAAAGGATGGCAAGGTTGCCAAGGACTATAAAGGCCTCTTCACTAATGATGCCGGTACATGGTATGTTGCAGCCGGTAAGATTGACACTGATTTCACAGGTCTCGGCAAGGATGGTGATAACTGGGTATGTGTAAGAGCCGGTAAGGTTGACAGGACATATACAGGCCTTGTACAGAGTAGTGGAATCTGGTGGTATGTAAGTGATGGCGTACTTGATACAAGCTACACAGGCATCCAGACTAATGATGGTGGTTCATGGCTTGTAGTCAAAGGTAAGCTTAACACAGACTACACTGGAGAATACACTGTTGATTCTACAACTTACAATATTGTTAATGGTAAGGTAACAGATTAATAAAAATAAAGGAGAGGGTAAAATTATGAGAGCTAAGAAGTTCTTCGCTGCATTCCTTGCTACAGCACTTACTGTGTCAGGGTTTGCAGTAGGCTCTCCGGTTACTGCTAAGGCAGCATCGGCAGAGTTCACAAGTGTGGGTGGATTCAGTGAGACAATCTATGCACAGATATCTGGCGTTAAAGACGCTGATGTTACGGGTGTTTCCTACAGCGGAACAGCTTCCGGAGAACTTACGGGACAGGATCTTGAGTATCTTGTAAGAGACAAGAATGGAGGAGTGCGTGTCGACATTCCGGGAGTAAAACCCGGTACATATACACTCACAGTTACAACAAAGAGCGGGACTATCACAAAGAGCGGCATCAGTGTTGATGCACAGGACCGTTCAGGATATGCACATTTTAATTACACTGCAGGTGTAGGTGCATACAATGATGATGGTACACTTAAGGACAACGCCATTGTTCTTTATGTGACAGATGACAATAAGAACAGCGTTGAATTAACTTACGGCGGAACTACTGTTAAGGGTATCGGTAACATCCTTAACTCAGTAGGTAAGGAATGCGGTGAGGCAGGCCACGAAGGCCAGTGCAAGAAGACATCAGGCAACAAGACAATTTATGCAAAGGCCAACACAAACCAGGGTATCATCCAGAAGCTTGCGGAGAATAATGTACCGCTTGTTGTGCGTTTTATCGGAACGGTAAGCGACAGCGGTCTTTACAAGAGAGGTACTTTCAATGCCAGCACAGGTCTCATTGACGGACTTACAGCATATGACGGGGACGACTTCGGCGGTTCTGTAGGTGATAACGGACATATGGCACGTATCAAGTCAGGCAGGGATATCACTCTTGAGGGTATCGGAACTGACGCAACAATTGACGGATGGGGCTTCCATTTTATGGCGGAGAGTGCACAGCCTGACCTTGGCAAGAGCTTTGAGGTCCGCAATCTCAAGTTCATCAACACACCTGAGGATGCCATCGGCATGGAGGGTGTTCAGGCATCAGCCAATGTCAATTCAGATCTTTCAGCCAGCGTAGAGCACTGCTGGATACATAACAACGAGTACTACTGTCCGAGCATATCCAACCCGGCAGAATCGGATAAGTCAGAAGGCGATGGCTCAGTTGACTTCAAGAGAGGCCAGTACTTTACATGCAGCTATAACTACTTTGAGGGCTGCCACAAGACAAACCTTGTAGGTTCATCAGATTCCAGCCTCCAGTATAACCTTACATACCACCATAATTACTGGAAGTTATGTAAGGCAAGGGGACCTCTTACGCGTAATGCCAATGTCCATATGTATAACAACATATATGAAGGACAGACAGACTATGCAATGAATGTAAGAGCCAATGCGTACATTTTCTCAGAGTATAACCTGTTCTATATGTGCAAGAATCCACAGAGAGTAGATTCGGGTGCAATCAAGAGCTACAATGACTCATTCTCAAGCTGCATCAATGATATGGGCGGAACAGTAGTAGAGAATAAGACAGACCCGGTTGCCAACAGCTGTAAGTTCGCGGCAAAGGGAATTGACTACAGCAGGTTTGATACTGATTCATCACTTTCATATATCCCGACAGGCGATTATGAATTACAGACAAGCATTACAGAGGCACACAAGGCTATCGCATCCAGAACGGGCGTGCTCAAGGAGAACCCTGTAGCTGCCGGGGATGTGTCAATGTCTTCAATATCATATGTACCGAGTGGTGTTACGCCTGTTAATGTAACTGAACTGCCTTCAACACTGACACCCGGCAAGCTTAATAAGACAGTATATGCATTCACTGTCGGCGGTACGGTAGATGTGACAGTTAAGTATGCAGATGATACACTTGCAGGAACAGGTGCGTTGGTTAATGAAGCAGGAGAATGCTTCCTCGTTGCAAGCGGCACGGCAAGGAATCTTCCTGCCGGAACATACATTATCCAGCCATACAACTTCCAGCCGGGTGATGGCAAGACGATGCAGTCAGGAACATTCAAGCAGGTAACGATTGATTCACTTGAGATTACATCAAGTGATCCTAATGCTCATTACCACAAGTATGAGCTTGTTGAGACAATAGCTGCTACATGTACTTCTGAAGGAAGTAAGATTTACAGGTGTTCATGTGGAGATACCAAGACAGAGCCGGTTGCCAAGCTTGATCACACATATGGCGCATGGACAGTTACAAAGGAAGCAACAGAGACAGAGACAGGACTTAAGGTCCGCAAGTGTACTGTATGCGGATGTGAGGATTTCCAAAAGATTCCGGCTAAGGGAACATCAGGCGGCGGTTCTTCAGAACCGGCAGAGGCAGGTGCATATGCACACAACTTCACAACAAGCGGAACATCAAGTTCTGTATACACAATAACAGGCTCAACCACGACAAGCAAGGGAAGTGTGACATACGCAGGACTTACCCTTACGACAGCCCTGAAGATGGAGTCCAAGACAGGCATTACATTCACAGCTCCTTCAGATGGTAAGCTTGTCCTTGTATTCGGCGGTTCAACTGCTGCATCAGGCAAGACAGTCAAGGTTAACGGAGATAGGTATACATGTGGTTCAGATGGAATTGCTACAGTTGAAGTTAAGGCCGGAGAGGTTACTATAACAAAGGGCGATTCAATTAATCTGTTCTATATGAACTTTGAGGCTGACGGTTCATCGACAACGGATCCTACCGAACCTGCTAATCCGGATATACCAAGTGCTGACAAGAAGAATGGACTTCTTAAGAGTGACGATGGCAGCTGGTATTACTATGTTGATGATGCCATAGACACTTCAAAAACCGGTCTTGTTCAGAATAATGATGCATGGTGGTATGTCGAAAGCGGCAAGCTTCAGAGTGATTATAAGGGATTCGTCGAAAACGGTGCCGGTAAGTGGTATGTGGTAAATGGTAAGATTAATACTGATTTCACAGGTCTTGGCAAGGATGGTGATGACTGGGTATGCGTAAGGGCAGGCAAGGCTGACAGCTCATACACAGGTCTCGTTAAGAACAGTGATTACTTCTGGTATGTAAAGGACGGTAAGCTTGATACTTCTTATCTTGGTACAGTAACCAATGACGGAGGTACATGGTTTATTATCAACGGCAAGCTTGATACATCCGTAACAGGAATCAAGAGTGACAAGACTGATTTCTGGTATGTAAAGGGCGGCAAGGTTGATACAGCATTTGAAGGCGTTATTGAACAGGGCGGAAGCTGGTGGTATGTAAAGGATGGCAAGGTTGCCAAGGACTATAAAGGTCTCTTCACTAATGCTGCCGGTACATGGTATGTTGCAGCAGGTAAGATTGACACATCATTCACAGGTCTCGGCAAGGATGGTGATAACTGGGTATGTGTAAGAGCCGGTAAGGTTGACAGAACATATACAGGTCTTGTACAGAGCAGTGGAATCTGGTGGTATGTAAGTGATGGCGTACTTGATACAAGCTACACAGGAATCCAGACTAACGATGGCGGTTCATGGCTTGTAGTCAAAGGTAAGCTTAACACAGACTACACTGGCGAATACACTGTTGATTCTACTACATACAATATTGTTAATGGTAAAGTAACAGATTAACTCTATTGCCAAATAATAAGAGCAGCTCTATAATCTATATAGAGCTGCTTTTTATTTGTGCGCTCTGTATATTTATTTGCTCATAAATCAAAAAGATTGGATTACATTTTGCATGACTATATTACAGAATATACTTTTTAGTACTGGCAATGGATTTTCAGACATATTATGCTGTCGTACTTCCGGAACTGTTATCTGCAACAATTACTCTGCACATATGGGCAGAGCATCAGTAATTACTACAGATACATATTTTAATTTTTTTGATAGTTCTACATGGAACAGATACACCGGCTGCAGTCAGATAAGCTTAAATATACGCATAAAAGGTAAGGCATTAATAAGTATCTATGATGAGACTAATTCATGCCTGCAGACATTTGATGTTCATTCAGCTGACACGTATAATGGTGTTACAATTAAACCGGATACCGGTTGCGCACAGGGGCTTTATTTAAAAATAGAAGCTGCCGATATATGCGATATTGAAAGAGCGTTCTTTTATACAGATGATGACAGCGTTGCAGTCAATGACAGCGTTGCAGTCAATGATATTGAACTTGGCATAATAATATGCACATATAAAAGAGACGAATACATAAAGCATAATCTCAGGCAATTATATGAAAGTGAATTTTTCAACACTTCAAGTCCTTTATATGGCAGGATGAAAATATGTGTTGTCGACAATGCCTCTGAGCTTCCGTTATACGATGATAATAATATCTGCATAATTCATAATGTTAACAATGGCGGTGCCGGAGGATTTACAAAGGGAATTGAATATTTCAGGACTATCCCCGGTATTACCAATGTAGTATTTATGGATGATGATGTTGAATTTGTCAATGAGACCTTCTACAGAATGTATTCGCTGTTATCTCTGTTAAAGCCTGAATATACGGATGATGTTATTCAGGGAAGAATGTTCCGGCTTGACAACCGAATCATTCAATATACGGCCGGTGAGATATGGAATTACGGAGATATCAGGCATGTTGGATTTGATAAAGATATGTCTGACAGATCGTGCCTTAAAGACATGAATACATCATATGGAGAATATGCGGGATGGTGGCTTGCATGCTATCCGGTAAATTTTATTAAAAAAAATCTCCCTATCCCTTTCTTTTTGCATTGTGATGATGTAGAATATGGTATTAGGTGTGCTCGCAGGTTAATAATTCTTAATGGAATTAATGTATGGCACGAAACTTATGAATACCGGGTTACTCCGACTATAATTTATTATGATATACGCAATACACTTTTTGTTAACCACATGCATAATATGTTTGACGCCAATCTGGCTATACAGTCATGGAAAGACCGGATATCGT
This genomic interval carries:
- a CDS encoding glycosyltransferase produces the protein MGRASVITTDTYFNFFDSSTWNRYTGCSQISLNIRIKGKALISIYDETNSCLQTFDVHSADTYNGVTIKPDTGCAQGLYLKIEAADICDIERAFFYTDDDSVAVNDSVAVNDIELGIIICTYKRDEYIKHNLRQLYESEFFNTSSPLYGRMKICVVDNASELPLYDDNNICIIHNVNNGGAGGFTKGIEYFRTIPGITNVVFMDDDVEFVNETFYRMYSLLSLLKPEYTDDVIQGRMFRLDNRIIQYTAGEIWNYGDIRHVGFDKDMSDRSCLKDMNTSYGEYAGWWLACYPVNFIKKNLPIPFFLHCDDVEYGIRCARRLIILNGINVWHETYEYRVTPTIIYYDIRNTLFVNHMHNMFDANLAIQSWKDRISYFHVQKEYKTEYMAIRAMNDFLKGEQWLMSVKPERLHRKLCRVRRLFRLHNTVFWRIVQLKYALKYNMREKHNDDTGAGNSTC